In Littorina saxatilis isolate snail1 linkage group LG8, US_GU_Lsax_2.0, whole genome shotgun sequence, a single genomic region encodes these proteins:
- the LOC138974585 gene encoding uncharacterized protein, whose amino-acid sequence MVLNQSPVYPAPNQSPDGPAPDKSPVYPARDKSPVYPAPDKSPVYPAPDKSPDGPAPDKSPVYPAPDKSPDGPAPDKSPVYPAPDKSSDCPAPDKSPVYHAPDQSPDCPAQDQSPDCPDPDQSPVYPDTDQSPDCPSLPPSISPTK is encoded by the exons ATGG TGCTGAACCAGTCGCCTGTCTACCCTGCCCCTAACCAGTCGCCTGACGGTCCTgccccagacaagtcacctgtctaccctgctcgagacaagtcacctgtctaccctgctccagacaagtcacctgtctaccctgctccagacaagtcacctgacGGTCCTGCCCCAGACAAGTCACCCGTCTACCCTGCTCCAGACAAGTCGCCTGACGGTCCTgccccagacaagtcacctgtctacccGGCTCCAGACAAGTCGTCTGATTGTCCTGCCCCAGACAAGTCGCCTGTCTACCATGCCCCAGACCAGTCGCCTGACTGCCCTGCCCAAGACCAGTCCCCTGACTGCCCTGACCCAGACCAGTCGCCTGTCTACCCTGACACAGACCAGTCGCCCGACTGCCCTTCCCTGCCCCCTTCAATCTCGCCAACCAAGTGA